One Dietzia sp. JS16-p6b genomic window carries:
- a CDS encoding low molecular weight protein-tyrosine-phosphatase yields MPGERPVHVVFVCTGNICRSPMAEVMARHAFAGAGLGDRVTVSSVGTGGWHVGDPMDPRAAAELRSHGYDDTHVAAQLAPADHTADLVVALDRGHRDHLLDAGVEDHRIRLLRGFDPAADGHDVADPYYGDDDGFTRTRLQITGALPGLVAEVRALLA; encoded by the coding sequence ATGCCTGGTGAGCGGCCCGTCCACGTGGTCTTCGTCTGTACCGGCAACATCTGCCGCTCCCCCATGGCCGAGGTCATGGCCCGCCACGCGTTCGCCGGGGCCGGGTTGGGCGATAGGGTCACCGTCTCGAGCGTGGGCACCGGCGGGTGGCACGTGGGGGACCCGATGGACCCGCGGGCGGCGGCCGAACTGCGGTCCCACGGGTACGACGACACGCACGTGGCCGCGCAACTGGCCCCGGCCGACCACACCGCCGACCTGGTGGTGGCACTCGACCGCGGCCACCGCGACCACCTCCTCGACGCCGGGGTCGAGGATCACCGCATCCGCCTCCTGCGGGGTTTCGACCCCGCGGCGGACGGTCACGACGTAGCCGACCCCTACTACGGGGACGACGACGGCTTCACCCGGACCCGTCTCCAGATCACCGGGGCGCTCCCCGGGTTGGTGGCCGAGGTGCGTGCCCTCCTGGCGTAG
- the cobC gene encoding Rv2231c family pyridoxal phosphate-dependent protein CobC: MSAAPGTPTGPEHGRGPVPQPGPQPRHLPEGPSWEALRHHGDAELVPGGVDFAVNVRGNGPPAWLRDRLADRLGDLGGYPTPDDVEAAVASVAARHGVGREAVLLLGGASEGFHLLADHAARRGLRAAVVHPSFTEPEVELRRAGVQVHRVILSPPYGLDPALVPEEADLVVVGNPTNPTSVLHASATVAALCRPGRVTVVDEAFCDMVSDEAGHTLAGARLPGLVVLRSLTKTWALAGLRIGYAVGDLGVLADLAADRPHWPLGTLQLEAIRACLGPEAEGELEAARGQVMAERRAMVAALESAGIRVVVPPEAPFVLVRTPARADPAAFRAGLARRGIATRRGDTFPGLDATHLRLAVRDGRMVDALVRAWRAEREGDRR, from the coding sequence ATGAGCGCCGCGCCCGGAACCCCGACCGGACCCGAGCACGGACGTGGACCCGTACCGCAGCCCGGCCCCCAGCCCCGCCATCTGCCGGAGGGCCCGTCCTGGGAGGCGCTGCGTCACCACGGCGATGCCGAACTGGTCCCGGGGGGCGTCGATTTCGCCGTCAACGTGCGAGGAAACGGCCCGCCAGCGTGGCTGCGGGACCGGCTGGCCGACCGACTCGGCGACCTGGGCGGGTACCCCACACCCGACGACGTGGAGGCGGCCGTCGCCTCGGTCGCCGCCCGTCACGGGGTGGGTCGTGAGGCCGTCCTGTTGTTGGGTGGCGCCTCGGAGGGGTTCCATCTGCTCGCCGACCACGCCGCCCGCAGGGGCCTGCGCGCCGCGGTGGTCCACCCGTCGTTCACCGAGCCCGAGGTCGAGCTCCGGCGGGCCGGCGTGCAGGTCCACAGGGTGATCCTGTCGCCGCCGTACGGCCTCGACCCGGCTCTCGTGCCCGAGGAGGCCGACCTCGTCGTCGTCGGCAATCCCACCAACCCCACCTCGGTCCTCCACGCCAGCGCGACCGTCGCGGCGCTGTGCCGCCCGGGCCGGGTGACCGTGGTGGACGAGGCGTTCTGCGACATGGTGTCCGACGAGGCCGGGCACACCCTGGCCGGCGCCCGCCTCCCCGGGCTGGTGGTGCTGCGGTCGCTGACCAAGACGTGGGCGCTCGCCGGGCTGCGCATTGGTTACGCCGTGGGCGACCTGGGGGTGCTGGCCGACCTCGCCGCGGACCGGCCCCACTGGCCCCTCGGAACGCTGCAGCTCGAGGCGATCCGGGCGTGCCTGGGTCCGGAGGCGGAGGGCGAGCTGGAGGCCGCGCGCGGGCAGGTGATGGCCGAACGTCGGGCGATGGTGGCCGCTCTCGAGTCCGCAGGGATCAGGGTCGTGGTGCCCCCCGAGGCCCCGTTCGTCCTGGTACGCACCCCGGCCCGCGCGGATCCCGCCGCGTTCCGCGCGGGCCTGGCGCGCCGGGGGATCGCGACCCGCCGCGGTGACACGTTCCCCGGACTCGACGCCACCCACCTGCGCCTGGCCGTCCGCGACGGCAGGATGGTGGACGCACTCGTCCGCGCCTGGCGGGCGGAGCGGGAAGGGGATCGACGATGA
- a CDS encoding Nif3-like dinuclear metal center hexameric protein, translating to MTTGGPTLADVIDLLEHAYPPRLAESWDRVGLVAGDPAAQVGTVVVAVDATDEVVDHALAVGADLLLVHHPPLLRGVHSVAADTPKGRLLHRLVVGGCALYAAHTNADSARPGVNDALAETLGLDPGRPLVPTGDGTVDRWVVTVPDDDVEDLLHAVFAAGAGRMSGYTECSFSVRGTGRFRPGDGTTPARGQVGEPEQVSETRVEFVAPPELRAEVRRAVTAAHPYEVPAMDVLVNHAGPGPGPEDTGLGRVCDLPAPMTLAGFTALVGARLPRTVWGVRAAGDPDTEIRRVALCGGSGDSLLGAARAAGADVYLTGDLRHHVVDEHLREGGPALVDAAHWALEYPWCAQAAALLEEGVGVAATVCDLRTDPWTAASGTAGDGR from the coding sequence ATGACCACCGGTGGGCCCACCCTGGCCGACGTGATCGACCTGCTGGAGCACGCGTACCCACCCCGGTTGGCCGAGTCCTGGGACCGTGTCGGGCTGGTCGCGGGCGACCCCGCCGCGCAGGTCGGGACGGTCGTGGTGGCCGTCGACGCCACCGACGAGGTGGTCGACCACGCGCTCGCCGTGGGCGCCGATCTGCTCCTGGTCCATCACCCGCCCCTGCTGCGTGGGGTGCACTCGGTCGCCGCCGACACCCCCAAGGGTCGGCTGCTGCACCGCCTGGTCGTGGGTGGCTGTGCCCTGTACGCCGCGCACACCAACGCCGACTCCGCGCGGCCCGGCGTCAACGACGCCCTGGCGGAGACGCTGGGGCTGGATCCCGGGCGACCGCTGGTCCCGACCGGTGACGGGACCGTCGACAGGTGGGTGGTGACGGTGCCCGACGACGACGTCGAGGACCTCCTTCACGCCGTCTTCGCCGCCGGCGCCGGCCGGATGAGCGGGTACACCGAGTGTTCGTTCTCCGTGCGGGGCACCGGTCGCTTCCGGCCCGGCGACGGGACCACCCCCGCCAGGGGTCAGGTGGGCGAACCGGAACAGGTCTCCGAGACGCGGGTGGAGTTCGTGGCGCCCCCCGAACTGCGGGCCGAGGTGCGCCGTGCGGTGACGGCCGCACACCCGTACGAGGTACCCGCGATGGACGTGCTTGTCAACCACGCCGGACCCGGCCCGGGCCCGGAGGACACGGGCCTCGGCCGCGTCTGCGACCTGCCCGCGCCCATGACACTCGCCGGGTTCACCGCGCTCGTCGGCGCCAGACTGCCCCGGACCGTGTGGGGGGTCCGGGCCGCCGGTGATCCGGACACTGAGATCAGGAGGGTCGCGCTGTGCGGCGGCTCCGGCGACTCGCTGCTGGGGGCGGCCCGCGCGGCCGGGGCGGACGTGTACCTCACCGGAGACCTGCGTCACCACGTCGTCGACGAGCACCTGCGGGAAGGCGGCCCGGCGCTGGTGGACGCGGCGCACTGGGCACTCGAGTACCCGTGGTGTGCGCAGGCCGCGGCGTTGCTCGAGGAGGGGGTCGGGGTCGCGGCGACCGTCTGCGACCTGCGCACCGACCCCTGGACGGCGGCGTCGGGGACGGCGGGCGACGGGCGGTAG
- a CDS encoding SURF1 family protein, whose amino-acid sequence MRSLRRFLSPGWLIGLLAVSLFAWACFALLAPWQLGKSEDLDARNARLAESIEAAPAPFGQVVDGPEAFAEREWRLVTLDGRWQPDSEALLRLRAVDGEPVYQVLTVFEPVDGPAILINRGYVPVGENNTVPDYAAAPGGPVEITARLRAAESGQVEPVLVDGLPAVRVLDPAVLGDALDHTLIPDGYLQLTGDQPGSLTPVPIPGIENGPYLSYGLQWLAFGVLAPLALAYFAWAEIRARRRETEAAEADETSTAPPPGGSGDGPGDGPPNGPVNADEAALDARERALRARYGHRDDAELRRAHRRADRLRT is encoded by the coding sequence ATGCGGAGTCTGCGGCGCTTTCTGAGTCCCGGCTGGCTGATCGGTCTGCTCGCCGTGTCGCTGTTCGCCTGGGCGTGCTTCGCGTTGCTGGCCCCGTGGCAACTGGGCAAGAGCGAGGATCTCGACGCCCGCAACGCCCGCCTGGCGGAGTCCATCGAGGCCGCCCCGGCACCGTTCGGGCAGGTGGTCGACGGCCCCGAGGCGTTCGCGGAGCGCGAATGGCGGCTGGTGACGCTGGACGGTCGGTGGCAACCCGACTCCGAGGCCCTGCTGCGTCTGCGCGCGGTCGACGGCGAACCGGTCTACCAGGTGCTGACGGTGTTCGAGCCGGTTGACGGGCCGGCGATCCTGATCAACCGTGGCTATGTTCCCGTCGGCGAGAACAACACGGTGCCCGACTACGCCGCCGCGCCGGGTGGGCCCGTCGAGATCACCGCGCGACTCAGGGCCGCGGAGAGCGGTCAGGTCGAGCCGGTCCTCGTCGACGGGCTCCCTGCCGTCCGCGTCCTGGACCCCGCGGTCCTGGGCGACGCCCTCGACCACACACTCATCCCCGACGGGTATCTCCAGCTCACAGGGGACCAGCCCGGATCACTGACCCCGGTGCCCATCCCCGGAATCGAGAACGGCCCGTATCTGTCCTACGGGCTGCAGTGGCTCGCCTTCGGTGTCCTGGCGCCTCTCGCCCTGGCCTACTTCGCCTGGGCTGAGATCCGGGCGCGTCGTCGCGAAACCGAGGCGGCCGAGGCGGACGAGACGTCCACGGCACCGCCGCCCGGAGGCTCGGGCGACGGCCCGGGCGACGGCCCGCCCAACGGCCCAGTCAACGCCGACGAGGCGGCGCTCGATGCCCGCGAACGCGCCCTCAGAGCCCGCTACGGACACCGGGACGACGCCGAGCTCCGGCGCGCCCACCGTCGGGCGGACCGTCTCCGGACCTGA
- a CDS encoding zinc ribbon domain-containing protein gives MKADPTLQRRLVDLAELDLRLGSLDHRRRSLPEQATVDTLEAERRAAVESAARARIHVEDLDRAIAKLSSDLDAVRRRRESDSAALAAGGLSDRQATELEYELASLHRRQENLEAELSELTERHEAVDADVRHSGAIITDLDARLGMATTVRDTALAHLEDSVTATTAERARQAEDLPADLLDLYTRSAQQAGVGAAILNGGRCSACAIDLDRTTVSAFRTAPADDVLTCPECGVIVVRTANS, from the coding sequence ATGAAGGCCGATCCCACCCTCCAGCGTCGACTCGTCGACCTCGCCGAGCTCGACCTGCGCCTGGGCTCCCTCGACCACCGTCGGCGCTCCCTCCCGGAGCAGGCCACCGTGGACACGTTGGAGGCCGAGCGCCGGGCTGCCGTGGAGTCCGCCGCGCGGGCTCGGATACACGTGGAGGACCTGGATCGCGCGATCGCCAAGCTGAGCTCGGACCTCGACGCCGTGCGGAGGCGTCGCGAGAGCGACTCCGCGGCGTTGGCCGCCGGCGGCCTGTCCGACAGGCAGGCCACCGAGCTCGAGTACGAGCTGGCATCGCTCCACCGTCGTCAGGAGAACCTGGAGGCCGAACTCTCCGAGCTGACCGAGCGCCACGAGGCGGTGGACGCCGACGTCCGCCACTCCGGCGCGATCATCACCGACCTGGACGCCCGCCTCGGAATGGCCACCACCGTCCGCGACACGGCACTCGCCCACCTCGAGGACTCCGTCACCGCCACGACCGCCGAGCGGGCCCGCCAGGCGGAGGACCTCCCCGCGGACCTACTCGACCTCTATACCCGTAGTGCACAGCAGGCCGGCGTGGGTGCGGCGATCCTCAACGGCGGCCGGTGCTCGGCCTGCGCGATCGATCTCGACCGCACCACCGTGTCGGCGTTCCGTACGGCACCCGCCGACGACGTCCTGACCTGCCCGGAGTGCGGCGTGATCGTCGTCCGCACTGCCAACTCGTGA
- a CDS encoding HAD hydrolase-like protein: protein MPDRPVLLVDLDGTITDSLDGIAKSLRHALDTVGARWDDSRDIRSIAGPPMPDTLASLGLEGADLQRAMGAYRERYGEVGWLENAVYEGMDELLSSLAGQGFRMAVATSKDQRAARRILEHFGLDDPFEFIGGADLRVGRSAKADVIAHSLAAVGLDPVPEADGGTESVLMIGDREHDVAGAARYGIPTAIVRWGYGSPEEWADARWSPADTNELEGIIHAW, encoded by the coding sequence ATGCCCGATCGCCCTGTCCTGCTCGTCGATCTCGACGGAACCATCACCGACTCCCTGGACGGTATCGCCAAATCCCTCCGTCACGCGCTCGACACCGTCGGCGCCCGGTGGGACGACTCCCGTGACATCCGGTCCATCGCGGGCCCGCCGATGCCCGACACCCTCGCCTCGCTGGGACTCGAGGGCGCGGATCTGCAGCGGGCGATGGGCGCGTACCGCGAGCGCTACGGCGAGGTGGGGTGGCTCGAGAACGCCGTCTACGAGGGAATGGACGAGTTGCTGAGCAGCCTGGCCGGCCAGGGCTTCCGGATGGCCGTGGCGACGAGCAAGGACCAGCGGGCCGCGCGGCGGATCCTGGAGCACTTCGGACTCGACGACCCCTTCGAGTTCATCGGCGGGGCGGACCTGCGTGTCGGCCGGTCGGCGAAGGCCGACGTGATCGCGCATTCGCTGGCCGCCGTCGGGTTGGACCCGGTCCCCGAGGCCGACGGGGGTACCGAGAGCGTCCTCATGATCGGCGACCGCGAGCACGACGTGGCCGGGGCCGCCCGTTACGGCATCCCCACGGCGATAGTGCGCTGGGGCTACGGCAGCCCCGAGGAGTGGGCCGATGCCCGCTGGTCCCCGGCGGACACGAACGAACTGGAGGGGATCATCCATGCCTGGTGA